The following coding sequences are from one Primulina eburnea isolate SZY01 chromosome 15, ASM2296580v1, whole genome shotgun sequence window:
- the LOC140813636 gene encoding probable glycosyltransferase At5g03795 isoform X1, giving the protein MLRYFLLRAVHRHLFAICICSLLCYSLLSIFLVTIPILPSDFATVNAPFLVLCLFPLTFSNYFPTFFRGFPDQTQWNGSVEIVEDVYHSADVFRRNYDEMERKFKIYAYRDGDEYDDSTPRTIHWKYASESYFFKNIRESSFLTDDPHHAHLFFIPLSCHKIRQKVSSYQKMESYVKDYVEGLILKYPYWNRTLGSDHFFVSCHEFDLGATQGVHMLVKNSIRAACSSSYRHGFIPHKDFAVPQINQPFAQPAGGYALHRRTILGYWEGKCNSDIRKKLVHLWGKDKELYFQNQTVPKLSTIYKFYSAKFCICPASSSHTSARITRAIHYGCVPVILGDHFDLPFVDILEWRKFALLLKEADVYKLKDILKAKAGAEYRMLHNNLLKVQKHFQWNAPPVKFDAFHMVIYDLWLRRNVVK; this is encoded by the exons ATGCTCAGATATTTTCTTCTCCGTGCAGTTCATCGCCATCTCTTCGCCATTTGCATCTGTTCCCTCCTCTGTTATTCACTCTTGTCAATCTTTCTCGTCACCATTCCAATCTTGCCATCGGATTTCGCCACAGTAAATGCTCCCTTTCTTGTCCTTTGTCTTTTTCCTTTAaccttttcaaattattttccAACATTTTTTCGTGGGTTTCCTGATCAGACGCAGTGGAATGGTTCTGTAGAGATTGTTGAAGATGTTTATCACTCGGCAGATGTTTTTCGGAGAAATTACGACGAAATGGAGAGGAAGTTCAAGATTTATGCATACAGAGATGgagatgaatatgatgatagtACACCAAGAACGATTCATTGGAAGTATGCAAGTGAAAGCTATTTTTTCAAGAATATCAGAGAGAGCTCGTTTCTGACAGACGATCCTCATCATGCCCATTTGTTCTTCATCCCACTTTCTTGTCACAAAATTCGCCAAAAG GTATCCTCGTACCAGAAAATGGAATCATATGTCAAGGATTATGTCGAGGGCTTAATCCTCAAGTACCCGTACTGGAACAGAACACTCGGCTCCGACCACTTCTTCGTATCATGCCATGAATTCGACTTAGGAGCGACTCAAGGCGTTCATATGCTCGTCAAGAACTCCATACGAGCTGCCTGTTCTTCTAGTTATAGACATGGATTCATCCCACACAAAGATTTTGCAGTTCCTCAAATAAATCAGCCATTTGCACAACCAGCTGGAGGATATGCCTTACACAGGAG GACAATTCTTGGCTACTGGGAAGGCAAATGCAATTCGGATATAAGAAAGAAGCTGGTGCATCTATGGGGAAAAGACAAAGAACTTTATTTTCAGAACCAAACAGTGCCTAAACTAAGtacaatttacaaattttacagTGCAAAATTCTGCATTTGTCCTGCCAGCTCAAGTCACACAAGTGCTCGAATCACTAGGGCGATTCATTACGGATGTGTTCCTG TAATCTTGGGAGATCACTTTGATTTGCCATTTGTTGACATTCTTGAATGGCGAAAATTTGCTCTTCTTTTGAAAGAGGCAGATGTGTACAAACTCAAGGACATTTTGAAGGCCAAAGCAGGTGCAGAATACAGAATGTTACACAACAATCTACTCAAG GTGCAGAAACATTTCCAGTGGAATGCGCCCCCGGTGAAATTTGATGCATTCCATATGGTAATATATGATCTATGGTTGAGGAGGAACGTCGTTAAGTAA
- the LOC140813637 gene encoding GATA transcription factor 24-like isoform X2, whose amino-acid sequence MYGQPHSSMNSANVQLLQKHGTNRAGKDEKEDVIQCSNGDSIEQIPSSQIGYDAPHSPHALHDSAGGGVMDGVEVVGPHALYDSALAPVVASAGGDVGADQLTLSFQGEVYVFDSVTPEKVQAVLLLLGGYEVPTVIPTPGMTPPNHRGLADQAGRSSQPQRVASLNRFREKRKERCFDKKIRYIVRKEVALRMQRKKGQFTSSKSVSEEPGSSTADFDAGQEERETLCRHCGISSKSTPMMRRGPDGPRTLCNACGLKWANKGVLRDLSKVPIVAVQPHFMDAVEISNGEARGADTITPAANAITSNAEKTVLNA is encoded by the exons ATGTACGGACAACCACATTCCTCCATGAACAGCGCCAACGTACAACTCCTCCAGAAGCATGGAACAAATCGCGCCGGCAAGGACGAGAAAGAAGATGTCATTCAGTGCTCCAATGGAGACTCCATAGAACAGATTCCCTCATCTCAGATCGGTTACGACGCCCCCCACTCGCCGCACGCGCTCCATGATTCCGCTGGAGGTGGGGTCATGGACGGCGTGGAGGTTGTTGGCCCTCACGCGCTCTACGATTCGGCTTTGGCCCCGGTCGTGGCTTCTGCTGGTGGGGATGTTGGTGCGGACCAGCTTACGCTGTCGTTTCAGGGGGAAGTTTATGTTTTCGACTCCGTTACGCCGGAGAAG GTTCAGGCAGTACTGTTACTGTTGGGCGGCTATGAAGTACCCACTGTTATTCCTACGCCTGGGATGACTCCTCCAAACCATAGG GGCTTGGCTGATCAAGCCGGAAGGTCGAGTCAGCCACAAAGGGTTGCTTCTTTGAACCGtttcagagaaaagagaaaagaaagatgCTTTGATAAGAAGATTCGCTATATTGTGCGCAAGGAAGTTGCTCTCAG GATGCAGCGCAAGAAAGGTCAGTTTACATCATCCAAGTCAGTTTCTGAGGAACCAGGTTCATCCACTGCAGATTTTGATGCTGGCCAAGAAGAACGGGAGACCTT ATGTAGACATTGTGGGATTAGTTCGAAGTCCACTCCTATGATGAGACGTGGGCCAGATGGACCAAGGACACTGTGCAATGCATGTGGTCTCAAGTGGGCCAACAAG GGAGTACTTAGAGACCTTTCAAAAGTTCCAATTGTTGCCGTGCAACCACATTTTATGGATGCTGTTGAAATT AGCAATGGTGAAGCTCGCGGCGCAGATACCATTACCCCTGCTGCTAATGCAATTACTTCCAACGCAGAAAAGACAGTGTTGAACGCTTAA
- the LOC140813637 gene encoding GATA transcription factor 24-like isoform X1, with translation MYGQPHSSMNSANVQLLQKHGTNRAGKDEKEDVIQCSNGDSIEQIPSSQIGYDAPHSPHALHDSAGGGVMDGVEVVGPHALYDSALAPVVASAGGDVGADQLTLSFQGEVYVFDSVTPEKVQAVLLLLGGYEVPTVIPTPGMTPPNHRGLADQAGRSSQPQRVASLNRFREKRKERCFDKKIRYIVRKEVALRMQRKKGQFTSSKSVSEEPGSSTADFDAGQEERETFRCRHCGISSKSTPMMRRGPDGPRTLCNACGLKWANKGVLRDLSKVPIVAVQPHFMDAVEISNGEARGADTITPAANAITSNAEKTVLNA, from the exons ATGTACGGACAACCACATTCCTCCATGAACAGCGCCAACGTACAACTCCTCCAGAAGCATGGAACAAATCGCGCCGGCAAGGACGAGAAAGAAGATGTCATTCAGTGCTCCAATGGAGACTCCATAGAACAGATTCCCTCATCTCAGATCGGTTACGACGCCCCCCACTCGCCGCACGCGCTCCATGATTCCGCTGGAGGTGGGGTCATGGACGGCGTGGAGGTTGTTGGCCCTCACGCGCTCTACGATTCGGCTTTGGCCCCGGTCGTGGCTTCTGCTGGTGGGGATGTTGGTGCGGACCAGCTTACGCTGTCGTTTCAGGGGGAAGTTTATGTTTTCGACTCCGTTACGCCGGAGAAG GTTCAGGCAGTACTGTTACTGTTGGGCGGCTATGAAGTACCCACTGTTATTCCTACGCCTGGGATGACTCCTCCAAACCATAGG GGCTTGGCTGATCAAGCCGGAAGGTCGAGTCAGCCACAAAGGGTTGCTTCTTTGAACCGtttcagagaaaagagaaaagaaagatgCTTTGATAAGAAGATTCGCTATATTGTGCGCAAGGAAGTTGCTCTCAG GATGCAGCGCAAGAAAGGTCAGTTTACATCATCCAAGTCAGTTTCTGAGGAACCAGGTTCATCCACTGCAGATTTTGATGCTGGCCAAGAAGAACGGGAGACCTT CAGATGTAGACATTGTGGGATTAGTTCGAAGTCCACTCCTATGATGAGACGTGGGCCAGATGGACCAAGGACACTGTGCAATGCATGTGGTCTCAAGTGGGCCAACAAG GGAGTACTTAGAGACCTTTCAAAAGTTCCAATTGTTGCCGTGCAACCACATTTTATGGATGCTGTTGAAATT AGCAATGGTGAAGCTCGCGGCGCAGATACCATTACCCCTGCTGCTAATGCAATTACTTCCAACGCAGAAAAGACAGTGTTGAACGCTTAA
- the LOC140813509 gene encoding dynamin-related protein 3A-like: protein MADEQASASAAAAGGGSAATPLCHSVIPIANKLQDIFAQVGSQSMIELPQVAVVGSQSSGKSSVLEALVGRDFLPRGNDICTRRPLVLQLQQTKRKTDGADEEWGEFLHLPGKKFFDFNEIRKEIQADTEREAGKNKGVSDKQIRLKIFSPNVLDITLVDLPGLTKVPVGDQPTDIEARIRTMIMSYIKIPSCLILAVSPANSDLANSDALQMAGIADPDGNRTIGVITKLDIMDRGTDARNFLLGKVIPLQLGYVGVVNRSQEDILLNRSIKDALIAEEKFFRSRPVYSDLADRCGVPQLAKKLNQILVQHIKAILPGLKARISAALVSVAKEHASYGEITESKAGQGALLLNILSKYSDAFSSMIEGKNEEMSTSELSGGARIHYIFQNIFVKCLEEVDPCADLTDDDIHTAIQNATGPKSALFVPEVPFEVLIRRQIARLLDPSLQCARFIYDELIKMSHRCMVNELQRFPILRKRMDEVVGNFLREGLEPSETMIGHIVEMEMDYVNTSHPNFIGGNKALETALQQNKSSKFAASVPRQKDAVELDKSQNSEKNVKSRAILARQVNGIVPELGIRPVADVEKTAPSVSNAGSTWGISSIFGGHDNRTAVKDNSSTSKPFSGHVMNLEQMNGHVMNLEQSFSMIHLREPPAVLRPSEAHSDHETIEIAVTKLLLRSYYDIVRKNIEDSVPKAIMHFLVNHTKRELHNVFIKKLYRDNLLEEMLQEPDEVAMKRKRTRESLRVLQQAFRTLDELPLEAESVERGYSLNTDPTGLPRIHGLPTSSFYNTSSGSSESYSASPKNPKSRKSSHSGELHSPFYGNSDSNGAGRNSTTGLYPSVDI from the exons ATGGCGGACGAGCAGGCGTCGGCGTCGGCAGCTGCAGCCGGCGGTGGTTCAGCGGCGACGCCGTTGTGTCACTCTGTCATACCTATAGCGAACAAGCTGCAGGATATATTTGCGCAAGTCGGAAGCCAGTCAATGATCGAATTACCGCAGGTGGCGGTGGTCGGTAGCCAGAGCAGCGGCAAATCCAGTGTGTTGGAGGCGTTGGTGGGCCGTGATTTCCTGCCTCGTGGCAATGATATCTGCACTCGGCGCCCTCTTGTGCTGCAACTGCAGCAGACTAAGAGGAAGACAGATGGAGCGGACGAGGAGTGGGGGGAGTTCTTGCATTTGCCGGGGAAGAAGTTCTTTGATTTCAATGAAATCCGGAAGGAAATTCAG gCTGATACAGAGAGAGAAGCAGGAAAAAACAAGGGTGTTTCAGACAAACAAATTCGTTTAAAGATTTTTTCGCCAAATGTTCTTGACATAACTCTCGTGGATCTACCAGGACTTACAAAAGTTCCTGTCGGTGACCAGCCGACTGATATTGAAGCTCGCATTAGAACTATGATAATGTCGTACATTAAAATTCCAAGTTGTTTGATACTGGCTGTATCGCCTGCAAATTCTGATCTAGCCAACTCAGATGCCCTTCAGATGGCTGGAATTGCTGATCCTGATG GTAATAGAACTATTGGTGTAATTACGAAG TTGGATATTATGGACAGAGGTACCGATGCCCGCAACTTTTTGCTCGGAAAAGTGATTCCTCTTCAGCTTGGTTATGTAGGTGTTGTGAATCGTAGTCAAGAG GACATTCTCTTGAATCGGAGCATCAAGGATGCACTTATAGCAGAGGAGAAATTTTTTCGCAGCCGGCCA GTATACAGTGATCTTGCCGATCGCTGTGGAGTTCCTCAGTTGGCCAAGAAGTTGAACCAG ATTCTTGTGCAGCATATTAAGGCAATTCTTCCAGGACTGAAGGCACGCATAAGTGCTGCTCTTGTTTCTGTTGCAAAGGAGCATGCAAGCTATGGAGAGATTACTGAATCTAAG GCTGGCCAGGGAGCACTATTGCTTAACATTCTTTCAAAATATTCTGATG CATTTTCTTCTATGATAGAAGGAAAAAATGAAGAAATGTCAACATCCGAGTTGTCTGGTGGGGCTAGAATCCATTACATTTTCCAAAATATATTTGTGAAGTGCTTGGAG GAGGTAGATCCATGTGCAGATTTAACAGATGATGACATCCACACTGCCATTCAAAATGCAACGGGTCCCAAATCTGCATTGTTTGTGCCAGAA GTTCCTTTTGAAGTTCTCATTCGGAGACAAATAGCTCGCTTGCTGGATCCAAGTCTTCAGTGTGCTAGATTTATTTATGATGAGCTAATCAAG ATGAGTCATCGATGTATGGTTAATGAATTGCAGCGTTTTCCAATTCTCAGAAAGCGCATGGACGAGGTGGTTGGAAATTTTTTGAGAGAAGGTCTTGAACCATCAGAGACAATGATAGGACACATTGTGGAAATGGAG ATGGATTACGTAAACACTTCCCATCCAAATTTTATTGGTGGAAATAAAGCTTTAGAAACCGCTTTGCAACAGAACAAGTCATCAAAGTTTGCTGCATCAGTTCCTAGGCAAAAG GATGCAGTAGAGTTAGATAAATcacaaaattcagaaaaaaatGTAAAGTCTCGTGCTATTCTTGCTCGACAAGTGAATGGCATTGTTCCTGAGCTG GGCATTCGACCAGTTGCAGATGTTGAAAAAACTGCACCATCTG TTAGCAATGCTGGTTCAACCTGGGGGATATCTTCGATCTTTGGTGGTCATGACAATCGAACGGCTGTTAAAGATAATTCTTCAACTAGCAAACCATTCAGTGGACATGTTATGAACTTGGAGCAGATGAATGGACATGTTATGAACTTGGAGCAGAGTTTTTCGATGATTCATTTGAGAGAG CCCCCTGCTGTATTAAGGCCCTCAGAAGCTCATTCGGATCATGAGACTATCGAGATTGCTGTTACCAAGCTGTTGTTGAGGTCATATTATGACATTGTCCGGAAGAATATTGAGGATTCTGTACCGAAAGCAATCATGCATTTTCTG GTAAACCACACCAAGCGGGAGCTGCACAATGTTTTCATCAAAAAGCTTTACAG AGACAACTTGCTCGAAGAGATGTTACAGGAACCAGACGAGGTAGCCATGAAGAGAAAGCGTACCCGGGAGTCACTTCGTGTCCTGCAGCAAGCTTTCCGG ACGTTGGATGAACTGCCTCTTGAAGCTGAGTCAGTAGAAAGGGGATACAGCTTGAACACTGACCCAACAGGCTTGCCAAGGATCCACGGGCTTCCCACCTCATCCTTTTATAACACTAGCAGTGGTTCCTCCGAATCATACTCTGCATCTCCCAAAAACCCTAAGTCACGAAAGTCATCACATTCTGGGGAGCTCCACTCACCTTTTTATGGTAATTCCGATTCCAATGGTGCTGGACGAAATTCTACTACTGGTCTATATCCATCAGTTGACATCTAG
- the LOC140813636 gene encoding probable glycosyltransferase At5g03795 isoform X2: protein MLRYFLLRAVHRHLFAICICSLLCYSLLSIFLVTIPILPSDFATTQWNGSVEIVEDVYHSADVFRRNYDEMERKFKIYAYRDGDEYDDSTPRTIHWKYASESYFFKNIRESSFLTDDPHHAHLFFIPLSCHKIRQKVSSYQKMESYVKDYVEGLILKYPYWNRTLGSDHFFVSCHEFDLGATQGVHMLVKNSIRAACSSSYRHGFIPHKDFAVPQINQPFAQPAGGYALHRRTILGYWEGKCNSDIRKKLVHLWGKDKELYFQNQTVPKLSTIYKFYSAKFCICPASSSHTSARITRAIHYGCVPVILGDHFDLPFVDILEWRKFALLLKEADVYKLKDILKAKAGAEYRMLHNNLLKVQKHFQWNAPPVKFDAFHMVIYDLWLRRNVVK from the exons ATGCTCAGATATTTTCTTCTCCGTGCAGTTCATCGCCATCTCTTCGCCATTTGCATCTGTTCCCTCCTCTGTTATTCACTCTTGTCAATCTTTCTCGTCACCATTCCAATCTTGCCATCGGATTTCGCCACA ACGCAGTGGAATGGTTCTGTAGAGATTGTTGAAGATGTTTATCACTCGGCAGATGTTTTTCGGAGAAATTACGACGAAATGGAGAGGAAGTTCAAGATTTATGCATACAGAGATGgagatgaatatgatgatagtACACCAAGAACGATTCATTGGAAGTATGCAAGTGAAAGCTATTTTTTCAAGAATATCAGAGAGAGCTCGTTTCTGACAGACGATCCTCATCATGCCCATTTGTTCTTCATCCCACTTTCTTGTCACAAAATTCGCCAAAAG GTATCCTCGTACCAGAAAATGGAATCATATGTCAAGGATTATGTCGAGGGCTTAATCCTCAAGTACCCGTACTGGAACAGAACACTCGGCTCCGACCACTTCTTCGTATCATGCCATGAATTCGACTTAGGAGCGACTCAAGGCGTTCATATGCTCGTCAAGAACTCCATACGAGCTGCCTGTTCTTCTAGTTATAGACATGGATTCATCCCACACAAAGATTTTGCAGTTCCTCAAATAAATCAGCCATTTGCACAACCAGCTGGAGGATATGCCTTACACAGGAG GACAATTCTTGGCTACTGGGAAGGCAAATGCAATTCGGATATAAGAAAGAAGCTGGTGCATCTATGGGGAAAAGACAAAGAACTTTATTTTCAGAACCAAACAGTGCCTAAACTAAGtacaatttacaaattttacagTGCAAAATTCTGCATTTGTCCTGCCAGCTCAAGTCACACAAGTGCTCGAATCACTAGGGCGATTCATTACGGATGTGTTCCTG TAATCTTGGGAGATCACTTTGATTTGCCATTTGTTGACATTCTTGAATGGCGAAAATTTGCTCTTCTTTTGAAAGAGGCAGATGTGTACAAACTCAAGGACATTTTGAAGGCCAAAGCAGGTGCAGAATACAGAATGTTACACAACAATCTACTCAAG GTGCAGAAACATTTCCAGTGGAATGCGCCCCCGGTGAAATTTGATGCATTCCATATGGTAATATATGATCTATGGTTGAGGAGGAACGTCGTTAAGTAA